One genomic segment of Carbonactinospora thermoautotrophica includes these proteins:
- a CDS encoding acetyl/propionyl/methylcrotonyl-CoA carboxylase subunit alpha: MFSKVLVANRGEIAVRVIRTCAELGIATVAVHSDADRKAMHVRVADEAVALGGDLPAESYLDADKILKAAADTGADAVHPGYGFLAENADFARAVDEAGMTFIGPPADAIAAMGEKVAARRVAEEAEVPCVPGTRGAVESAEEILDFGAAHGYPIAVKASYGGGGHGMRLVHNPEQAHDALTAARREAQAAFGRPDVYLERYLAHARHVEVQIFADRHGTVVWLGDRDCSVQRRHQKLIEESPAPELSPRLRRAMGEAAVRVARAVGYLGAGTVEFLVEDDRFYFLEMNTRIQVEHPVTEQVLGLDLVAEQIRVAAGEPLTVQESGPAPRGHAIECRVNAEDPAGGLFLPSPGVITRLTVPHRPGVRFDTGYEAGDEVLPYYDSMIGKLIVWAPDRDTAIRRMLATLEEVRIEGVATTLPASRAVLSHPDFQAVRFTTRWLESAVDLPQAPEAAGEAADAAEEETARRDEVWVGGRRYVIPYFGTAQSVGASRPGESEGRRRRSTWTRGPARRGAGAGSSAAPGAVTSPMQGTVVSVAVSEGDTVSAGDVLFVVEAMKMENPVRATAAGVVTELRAAVGDVVAAGTVLAVLGRTEEVSR, translated from the coding sequence ATGTTCTCCAAAGTTCTCGTCGCCAATCGGGGCGAGATCGCCGTCCGGGTGATCCGCACCTGCGCGGAGCTCGGGATCGCGACCGTCGCCGTGCACTCCGACGCCGACCGGAAGGCGATGCACGTCAGGGTCGCCGACGAAGCCGTGGCGCTGGGCGGCGACCTTCCCGCTGAGAGCTACCTGGACGCGGACAAGATCCTCAAGGCCGCGGCCGACACCGGAGCTGACGCGGTCCACCCCGGTTACGGATTCCTCGCGGAGAACGCCGACTTCGCGCGGGCCGTGGATGAGGCCGGGATGACGTTCATCGGACCCCCGGCTGACGCCATCGCCGCGATGGGCGAGAAGGTGGCCGCCCGCCGTGTCGCCGAGGAGGCCGAGGTACCCTGCGTCCCGGGTACGCGAGGGGCGGTCGAGTCGGCTGAGGAGATCCTGGACTTCGGCGCCGCACACGGGTACCCGATCGCGGTCAAGGCGTCCTACGGCGGCGGCGGGCACGGCATGCGGCTCGTCCACAACCCCGAACAGGCCCACGACGCCCTCACCGCCGCACGCCGGGAAGCCCAAGCGGCGTTCGGCCGGCCCGACGTCTACCTGGAGCGCTACCTGGCGCACGCCCGGCACGTCGAGGTGCAGATCTTCGCCGACCGTCACGGCACGGTCGTCTGGCTGGGGGACCGTGACTGCTCGGTCCAGCGACGCCACCAGAAGCTCATCGAGGAATCGCCAGCCCCGGAACTGAGCCCGCGGCTGCGCCGGGCCATGGGTGAGGCCGCGGTACGGGTGGCCCGCGCGGTCGGTTACCTCGGCGCGGGAACGGTCGAGTTCCTCGTCGAGGACGACAGGTTCTACTTCCTGGAGATGAACACCCGGATCCAGGTGGAGCACCCGGTCACCGAACAGGTGCTTGGTCTGGACCTGGTCGCCGAGCAGATCCGCGTCGCCGCGGGCGAGCCCCTCACCGTCCAGGAGTCCGGGCCCGCGCCGCGAGGACACGCGATCGAGTGCCGGGTGAACGCCGAGGACCCAGCCGGCGGCCTGTTCCTCCCCTCGCCCGGGGTCATCACTCGGCTCACCGTGCCGCACCGGCCAGGCGTCCGGTTCGACACCGGGTACGAGGCCGGTGACGAGGTGCTGCCCTACTACGACAGCATGATCGGCAAGCTCATCGTCTGGGCGCCCGACCGGGACACCGCGATCCGCCGCATGCTCGCCACGCTCGAGGAGGTCCGCATCGAGGGCGTCGCGACGACGCTCCCCGCCTCCCGTGCGGTGCTGTCCCACCCGGACTTTCAGGCGGTGCGGTTCACCACGCGATGGCTCGAATCAGCGGTCGACCTGCCGCAGGCTCCGGAGGCGGCCGGCGAGGCCGCGGATGCGGCCGAGGAGGAGACGGCGCGCCGCGACGAGGTCTGGGTGGGCGGGCGCCGTTACGTGATCCCGTACTTCGGGACGGCGCAAAGCGTCGGTGCTTCACGACCGGGCGAGTCCGAGGGGCGCCGACGGCGGTCGACCTGGACCCGCGGGCCGGCGCGTCGTGGCGCCGGCGCGGGCTCCAGCGCCGCCCCCGGTGCGGTGACGAGCCCCATGCAGGGCACGGTCGTGTCGGTCGCGGTCAGCGAGGGCGACACGGTCTCCGCCGGAGATGTTCTGTTCGTGGTGGAAGCGATGAAGATGGAGAACCCTGTCCGGGCCACGGCGGCCGGCGTGGTCACCGAGCTTCGGGCGGCCGTGGGCGACGTGGTCGCGGCCGGCACGGTGCTCGCCGTGCTCGGGCGCACCGAGGAGGTCTCGCGATGA
- a CDS encoding SDR family NAD(P)-dependent oxidoreductase, whose product MTNHRGRVAVVTGAARGLGQAVARRLAASGATVACADVDGVAARKTAEEIGANGGRAAGFEVDVTSEASLAALREQVHAVLGRVDMVMNVAGILDRRQMADTDGEAFRRVIDVNLTGTYLTTRAFAADMTERGWGRVVNTASIAGVTGYVYPSYAASKAGVVNLTRSLLVDFWGTGVTVNAVCPGAMDTEMLDRSAIPAFIRKTPAGRVVTPQEVAAVFDFLAGEEAACVNGATIVVDGGATAVFRYADPEPRG is encoded by the coding sequence GTGACCAACCACAGGGGTCGGGTCGCGGTGGTGACAGGCGCGGCACGGGGGCTGGGGCAGGCCGTGGCACGGCGTCTCGCGGCCAGCGGGGCGACGGTGGCCTGCGCCGACGTCGACGGCGTCGCGGCCAGGAAGACAGCCGAGGAGATCGGCGCGAATGGCGGCCGCGCGGCCGGGTTCGAGGTGGACGTGACGTCCGAGGCGTCCCTGGCGGCGCTCCGGGAACAGGTGCACGCCGTACTCGGACGAGTGGACATGGTCATGAACGTCGCCGGGATCCTGGACCGCCGGCAGATGGCGGACACGGACGGCGAGGCGTTCCGCCGTGTCATCGACGTCAACCTGACCGGCACCTACCTGACCACGCGCGCCTTCGCCGCGGACATGACCGAGCGTGGTTGGGGGCGCGTGGTGAACACCGCGTCGATCGCCGGGGTGACCGGCTACGTGTACCCCTCCTACGCCGCATCGAAGGCCGGCGTCGTCAACCTCACCAGGTCGCTGCTCGTGGATTTCTGGGGGACGGGCGTCACCGTCAACGCGGTCTGTCCCGGCGCGATGGACACCGAGATGCTCGACCGTTCCGCGATCCCGGCCTTCATCCGCAAGACGCCCGCCGGGCGCGTGGTGACGCCGCAGGAGGTCGCGGCGGTGTTCGACTTCCTCGCCGGGGAGGAAGCGGCCTGTGTCAACGGAGCGACGATCGTGGTCGACGGCGGGGCGACGGCGGTGTTCCGGTACGCCGATCCCGAGCCGCGGGGATGA
- a CDS encoding enoyl-CoA hydratase/isomerase family protein — protein MTVTVQRAGGVAEIVLDRPEQRNPLDYHTARAVVSAMREQATAPDVGAILIWGRGKGFCAGADLKEFSAQAKADALSYHDSGQVWADMFTVPRQLDVPVVVAAHGFALAGACGLVAAADIALAAEGTQFGMSEIRIGLFPVIAFPALARAVGPRRARELALTGRRIDAAEALVMGLVHRVLPAEGFIDAAREMARDIASLGRDALRLGKELMRQAEDLDLDAAVAHAKAARGAFLATPDFAEGLDAFLTKRAPRFRAGAGAES, from the coding sequence ATGACGGTGACCGTTCAGCGCGCCGGAGGAGTGGCCGAGATCGTGCTGGACCGCCCGGAGCAGCGCAACCCGCTCGACTACCACACGGCCCGGGCCGTGGTCTCCGCCATGCGGGAGCAGGCGACCGCCCCCGACGTCGGCGCGATCCTCATCTGGGGCCGGGGCAAGGGTTTTTGCGCCGGAGCCGACCTGAAGGAGTTCTCCGCGCAGGCGAAAGCCGATGCGTTGTCCTACCACGACAGCGGCCAGGTCTGGGCCGACATGTTCACGGTGCCGCGGCAGCTGGATGTGCCCGTGGTCGTCGCCGCGCACGGGTTCGCGCTCGCCGGCGCGTGCGGTCTCGTCGCCGCCGCCGATATCGCCCTGGCCGCAGAGGGCACCCAGTTCGGGATGTCCGAGATCCGCATCGGACTGTTCCCCGTCATCGCGTTCCCCGCGCTCGCCCGGGCCGTGGGACCGCGCCGGGCGCGGGAACTCGCGCTGACCGGTCGGCGCATCGACGCGGCAGAGGCGCTCGTGATGGGTCTGGTCCACCGCGTGCTCCCGGCCGAGGGGTTCATCGACGCCGCCCGCGAGATGGCCCGCGACATCGCCTCCCTCGGCCGCGACGCGCTCCGGCTGGGCAAGGAACTCATGAGACAGGCCGAGGACCTCGACCTCGACGCCGCGGTGGCGCACGCCAAAGCGGCACGCGGGGCCTTCCTCGCCACCCCCGACTTCGCCGAGGGCCTCGACGCCTTCCTGACGAAGCGGGCGCCGAGGTTCCGGGCAGGGGCCGGAGCGGAGAGCTGA